The sequence GATTTTGTTATTTCCTGTATTTGGGTTATAGGCTGTTACGAGCCCACTTTTCCGGGATTCCCGGCCCTATCCTTACTTATTTTATTACCGTGATAAACATGTTAATACTTTTCTACAAAAATAAACATTCTTCGCATGATCTGAAAATAATCGGGTGGAACGGAGATGGGGAGCCCTGTGAAATCGGGGCTTTTTTATTTTGTTCGGTTGATTTGGCGCCGAGGTGTGCGGGACTCAGCGGACCAGGGGTTAACATCGCTGAATTCCTTTCAGCTTTTATAAGGCATGTAAATCGGGAAAACAGAGAAAACCAGTCATCTTTTGTGTTTGTCAAAAGGAATTGATGAGAATCCTGTTGAAACATAAGATATAGAGAATGTCTGTTGTTCGAATAAGAATCTGGCGAGGAGATCTAATGAATATCTATTTTATATTATCAACTGTCCTTTTCGTCCTAAATATTATCCTTGCCTCGCTCGTCGTATTTCTGGAGAGAAAAGATGCCAGTTCAACGTGGGCATGGCTGATGGTTCTTTTGTTTGTGCCTTTTTTGGGATTTGCGCTTTACATCATTTTTGGGAGAAAATTGCGCCGAAAACATTTATTCGAATGGGAAGACGAGAAAAAGATCGGGACGGAAACGCTTCTGAAAGAACAAATAGAGTCGATGCGGGAGCACGCTTTCCGTTTCCAGGAGCCAGCCACATCAAAATACCGAGAACTTATTTTTATGCACCTCGGAAATAATGGCGCGGTTTTGACCCAGGAAAACAGCGTGCAGCTGCTGACCGACGGCAAAGATAAGTTTGATGCATTGCTGAACGATATCAGGAATGCGAAAGACCATATTCATTTGGAGTATTATATTTTCCGCAAAGATAATCTCGGCCGGAAGCTGATCAGCGCTCTGACGGAAAAAGCAAGGGAAGGCGTGAAGGTGCGGATTTTGTATGATGACCTTGGATCGCGGCGGCTTTCGAGACGTTCGTTCCGTGAACTTATTAAAGCCGGCGGGGAAGTTGAGGCGTTTTTTCCTTCGAAGCTTCCTTATGTCAACCTCCGGCTTAACTACCGAAACCATCGGAAGATCAATGTGATTGACGGGAAAATCGGGTATGTCGGCGGTTTCAATGTCGGCGACGAGTATCTCGGCAAGAATGAGCGGTTCGGCTATTGGCGTGATACGCATTTGCGCATGGAAGGCACGGCTGTGCATGCCATGCAGACCCGGTTTATCCTGGACTGGAACCAGGCGAGCCATCGCCATGACATCAATTACGCCGACTGTTATTTTCCTGAAGTCCCTCCTGCGGGCAATGTTGCGGCTCAGATTGTGACAAGCGGCCCCGAGTCAGAATGGGAACAAATCAAAAACGGCTATATCAAAATGATCACATCCGCCAAGTATTCGATATATATCCAGACCCCTTATTTTATTCCTGATGCAAGCGTACTTGATGCATTACGAATCGCTGCCCTGTCAGGCGTTGATGTACGGGTCATGATTCCCGACAAGCCCGATCATATTTTCGTATACTGGGCGACTTACTCTTATATTGGTGAGCTGCTCAAGGCAGGCGTGAAGGTTTATATTTATGAAAACGGCTTTTTGCATGCTAAAACGATTGTCGTCGACGAAGAAATTTGCTCGGTCGGCAC comes from Bacillus marinisedimentorum and encodes:
- the cls gene encoding cardiolipin synthase — its product is MNIYFILSTVLFVLNIILASLVVFLERKDASSTWAWLMVLLFVPFLGFALYIIFGRKLRRKHLFEWEDEKKIGTETLLKEQIESMREHAFRFQEPATSKYRELIFMHLGNNGAVLTQENSVQLLTDGKDKFDALLNDIRNAKDHIHLEYYIFRKDNLGRKLISALTEKAREGVKVRILYDDLGSRRLSRRSFRELIKAGGEVEAFFPSKLPYVNLRLNYRNHRKINVIDGKIGYVGGFNVGDEYLGKNERFGYWRDTHLRMEGTAVHAMQTRFILDWNQASHRHDINYADCYFPEVPPAGNVAAQIVTSGPESEWEQIKNGYIKMITSAKYSIYIQTPYFIPDASVLDALRIAALSGVDVRVMIPDKPDHIFVYWATYSYIGELLKAGVKVYIYENGFLHAKTIVVDEEICSVGTANIDVRSFRLNFEVNAFLYHRETSAKLALVFRDDMEKSLEITMPQYKQRTLMIRFKESVSRLLSPIL